Within the Gorilla gorilla gorilla isolate KB3781 chromosome 15, NHGRI_mGorGor1-v2.1_pri, whole genome shotgun sequence genome, the region gaaagaaagaaagaaagatgcaaTCTGTATAATTAGGATAAAATActctaagaaagaaagagaaagagagagaaagaaagaaagagaaagaaaaagagaaaaagagagaaaaaagaaagagagagaaagaaagaaagaaaaagaaagaaagaagcaatctgTATAACTGGGATAAATACTCTTTctgaggagaaataaaatattaacttaattatataattattagctttctttttttttttttttttttttttttttgctttgagaccgagttttgctcttgttgcccaggctggagtgcagtggtgcgatctcagctcactgcaacctctgcctcctgggttcaagtgattctcctgcctcagccttcctgagtagctgggattacaggcatgcaccaccacacctggctaattttgtatttttagtagagatggggtttctccatattggtcaagctggtctcaaactcctgacttcagatgatctgcctgccctggcctcccaaagtgctgggattacaaagagCTTTCTTGATTGATTGCATTTTTTCTAAGTGGtcatgggcaagtcacttaactctcAGTTCATTCTCAAAAAGGAAGTTAAGTACATTTATTCCTCAAAGCATGTTTGAGACTCAGAGGTAATAACTGTGAACATCTCAAAAATGAGTGCTTTCAACCACAGTTCATTTCTTCCTCTGTTCCTTTAGAGGTTAAAACTCTTAAACATTATGGTCAGTTGAAGAGCCAGCTTATCTATTCACCCCCACTGTAATTCCAATCAAAGAAAAACTCAGTGTGAAACTGGGTACCTCTTCTTGAGAAGCCTCTACAACAGAATACTAACAGCTTCCATCACCCCTGCACTCCTGGACTTCCTTTCTCTCACGCATAAACTTTGTTAAGAGCATATGTTCATTAGAGTGATGCCTGACTACATTTCTAAAACTTGGGACACTGTGGAACACAGTTCTGAGGTAAATACTACTACATAGGTGGTTGTTACTGTTCTCAGGCTTTGTTATAACAGAACAAAGAAATTCACACTACTTCAGAAAAGTATCTGATGAGACATCAGAAGGAACTGCCTAACACTAGGAATCATTAAATGCTGGAGGAACTGAACACAAAAAGAGATATATCTTCTTTCATTTGAATAgattaaaaagtggaaaaaaaattgaataaatgaacagcACTTAGAGACATAAAGATAGAAAGTTGATCTTTCAATTAATGCTTGTTATTGTTTGTGGCCAGTAAATTCTACTGAGTTTCTGAGTTCTCTTGATTACGGTCAAAAGGCATAGGTGGCTTTCTAGAGTGCCACCTATGCTTTTAAATTGTAATCAAGAGTGATCCATTATAATCTTTATGCTATCTCCTCTTTTATACCAAAGTCATCAAAATGGTTTTTACCCATGTACAAGATGAGTTAAGAGTCTTCCAAGAAAGAGTGTGTTTTTCAAATCACCTCTTCTGCTCATTCCTTAACAAGGCAATGGAATGCCACATGGTTTTATCCTCAGCTTCTTCATAGCTGTCTTCATATCAGTATTTCTGAGTGTGTAGATGAGGGGGTTCAACATAGGTGTAATCACTGTGTAAAACAAGGAGAATATCTTATCCACAGAGAAGCTGCAGAAAGGCCTCAAATAGATGAATACGCATGGCACGAAGATCAGGCTGACCACTGTCAGGTGAGAAGCACAGGTAGAGAGGACCTTGTTCTGGCCCTGGCAGAAGTGTGTTCTCAGGGTGATCAGGATGATAGCATAAGAGAATAGTAAGACCAAGAAGCAGACAAGAGACAGCAGACCACTGTTGGCTATCACCAGCACCTCTACCACATAGGTGTCCATGCAGGCCAGCTTGATGACTTGTGGGACATCACAGTAGAAGTTGTCCAGTTCATTGGGCCCACAGAAAGGCAGCTGGATGACTAGTATGACCTGCATGATAGAGTGGATAAAACCCCCACACCAGCAGGCAAGAACCAACCAAAGGCATAGCTGGGGGTTCATGACTGTAAGGTAGCGCAAAGGGTTACAGATGGCAACATATCTGTCATAGGCCATGACTGTCAGCAGAAACATCTCACTGGCTCCTAGAAAGTGGAGGAAGTAGATCTGGGCCAGGCATCCTGAAAAAGAGATGCTCTTGCCCTGCTGTAGGAAATCCCCTAACATCTTTGGCACAGTAACACAGCTCAGGCATAGGTCAATGAAAGAGAGATGacctaaaaaataatacataggaGATTGGAGCAGGTGAGCATGGGCTTGCACTGTTACCACTATCAAGAGGTTTCCCAGGACAATAgcaatgtaaaaaaacaaaaatagtaagaAGAGAAATAGCTGCAGCTCCCAAGAAGATGATAGGCCCAGAAGAACAAATTCTGTCACATTagaatcttgttcttttttcatcAAGCCAAGAATATCAAGTGACCTAGAGAAAGAAGAATTAAATCAGAACAAGGGAGATTTaaggtagatatatatatgtacactatatatatatagtatataatatataaattacataaaaattttttagCAAGTTTTATCAGGTAGTATAGGCAGTACACTCATATTGATAGAATGAggaattttgttcatttcttccaaCTCTTTATTCCTGTAGTGCTTTTAAATTGCATTCacaataaacaagaaagaaacacAATGACGTGGACATTAGGTGATAAGTGCtaatctttccatttcttttaataGACAGAATAATGTCCTCTAAGGACAAAAGTTCTGGAATGGAGTATCTAGATTGAATGCCTAGCTCCACCATTATCAATGGAGTACTCTCaggcaagaaaataaatctctctgaATTGTATTCCTTTGTTATTCAATTTAATGCACAGTTAATAATATCTCCCAAGATTGTTTTGAGATTCAAATGTAATGCCTATGTgcaccataaaaaaaaaactagatctCTCAAGATGAGGAAATatcttactcatctttgtatcCACAACACAATACTTACCGCATAGCAGAAGCTCAATAATTTATCAAATCGAAGGAAGAATGTTTTGTAAACAACAAATTGCTATGTTGTACAAAGGTTAGTAGTTactatgaataaatatattaggAAACAAAACATTTAGGAAGGATTGAAACAGAGCtcatattttttgtctttactaTCCCAGGTCACAGAAATTGGGAAGTTTGTAAAAATGAGGTAAGAAGCAATAGTCTCAATCTTTAAGATTTAGGGAAGCATCAGACTCGGGATGAGTAGGACAATGATTAAAAGACACTAATCACCAAGAGAAGAGACCAAGAGCCATGACCCATATCACGGAGGCATGCACAAAAGCCCACCATGACCCTTTACAGGACAGAGTAATAAGAGAAACCAGAGTTGTGTTGCTTCTGGACTTTTCAACAACCATAGatacataagaaaataaagaagatttGCTAAGATACTGTTAGATCCATTTTCCCCTGCTCTACACTCATATTCATCCCCAACATTTGATGACAGTACCTTGGATTACAAACAGAAAATCAGAGAACATTGATACATTTCTTCCATTGAAGTAGTTAAAAATTAGTAGATGcctgtctagaattttttttatctaGAACCAGCAATagacaaaatatgaaataagacaaaattttattttgtgtccCAAGCTTTGTAATCCATGTTGCACTTGGTTCTATCAAGTCATTCAGAGAATGTTATCCAATAAAATCCTTCATACTAGATATCAGGTATTTACATAGACAATGCAGAAAAGTACttaaattctaaaaatgaaaacccCTAATGACAAGAAAACTTTCTCTAGGATGTTATTCCAAGATAAGCCAGTGAGAGAGAGATTTGGGACTCAAGCCACCTTTGGATGCCTCTGTCACACCATGATTGTGACCATCCTCTTCATCTGCCTACACAGCCGAGTGCACAGGTGTATCTAAATCTATAATCTCATAACTGATAGAAGGAATCACCTCACTTTCTAGAGtcaattggaaaataaaacaaagaaagaaatacaagttAGGGAACGATTTGCTGCTATATGTACAGCCTTACTTGAGCTCTGCTATATTGAAAATTCTCTAATCTTTTTTGGATGCACCAAGGATTGTAAATTTCCATAAGAAAATATCATTTTGATGTTCTTTTCAGTTatctaaaatgtataattaacagGGGTCAAGTCTCATTAAAATTAtggatctaatttttaaaataatcttgggAAAACTGGAAAAGTCTGAGAAAGAGAAaccaaagttatttttttaattaaaaaaggtttctagaagccagaaaacaatgggaacacataATCCTACACACTGTTATAATTTAGTCTCAGAATACGGCTGAGAAACAAAGTGATTATTTCCTAATGTGAAGGCATAGGATACCAAGGGTGTATGATACACTTGTTTTTTCCACCGAACATATGTTGAGAAAGAAAAGATTATACTAAAACagacaatattaaaattaaataaatcagaaGGATCGATTAAATAAGGGaagaatatgtaaaatatgttatAACCGAAATCACTACAAACTGTTTATAAGCCTTAGTTTATTGCCTACTTGTTTAAAGTAAGATTTAATATTAGGAAATTTCAGTACTATAAATATTCTGGACAGTTCCTAGGTGATTACTCTGATAAGATTTTGATTAATAATGAtataaaaatcttcacaatcaCATAAGATAAAAATAGGCAGCCCTGTATGTCAGTTATTTGAGTTTTAATCAAGGTGAGGGCTGGATTCTGGttattcttggatttttttttaatgacaatgaATTTGCAGTCTTCAGACAATATGAAACATAATACTAAACAATATAGAAAGCTCCCTTTTAGGTTTGGTGACATTTCCACATTTGGTAGAGTCATCTCCCAGCTTCTGTGTTTCTGAAGTCTGATCACAATAAGAAATTAAGCCTGTGactgttctgtgaagaatgaaaaGAACAATACACCCATCAACATGAAGGAATGTCTACACCCCAAAACTAACCCCAGTCGCAACATAATTTCCCTTGCCAAAGCCCTGCAGAGCTTGGAAAGCCACATTCAAAAACACCAGCTTCATTATCCCATTAGCAGTAAGATGAGACCTTATCAAGCATTTCATGTTTCATATCCTAAAAATAACCTAAGAATGtgaaaaagtcaataaaaatatttttaagtacacaAAATGAGCCAAAAAAATTGAGAATGCTTAATGCGAAATGAAAGTCTTTATGGAAGGGTCCTCCTGCTTGGAGAGAAGAGGACAAACTAAAACACCTTAAATAATCAAAGGCTACTTGTGTACAGCTAAGCAGCTGGTCTCTCTTCTTTCTAAACAGGGAACCAGAGATGTTTATgaggaaaatatgaagaaaaggagTAAAATTTTTCTCCTGgtacttgtgcatgtgtgtgttttaagcatAACAGTATACCATATTTTGCTATTATGTTTGTCTTGTATTTATTTTGGTCTGTGTGGAGCTAAATGCATTATTAGAGGAGGAAATTTGACTACCTCAACAATAGAAAATGATTGGCTAGCTGGAGTTTCAATTGCATATGAATTCCTTTTAGACGCAtttgatgcattttaaaatttctcctgaAAACCAAGAAGTGGACATACCATTAGTTGAAAATGGTACCTACAGTGGTATTCTCTATTAAGAAAGAAACAATCTTTCTGCTCTAAACTTCTTGGGCCTTGTTTGAAACATCGCATTCTATATTGTACCTGTGGAACATAAAGAGGATTTTAGTAAAAAGAAActttaataattaaagaaatggaaaacagaatctAGAAGGGACTATAGCAGAATTAGGTAGTCTTAAGACAATATTGCCATGAAACCCATGCCTTCCATTATGTGAATTTGGGCCTATCTTATCCAAATATTGCAACTGTCTTCTAAGATGCCACTAGCCCTAGAATTCCTTGATGCTATAGGAATTTCACTGTTCTGTGAATGTTTCTAagagtaaatttaaaacaaaaaactcaaatgatctcttaaatttaaaaattatcaatgcCAGAGTATATAGAGAAAAAGAGTGAGGACAacagtaaacataaaaatagcaTCAAACAGAGGAGCAGGAAGTGGAGGGGAGTTTTGAATAAACATATCTGAGAAACCTACATCTTTGCTTGTCAGAAGCTATGTGGTTTCAAGGAAGGAAGGTTTTATCCTGCCATTCATCCTACCAACCCTCTCTTCAGCCTCAGGCCAGCAAAATGGGCAATCCTCAGATGACCATCGCAGCTGCCCAGCACATGTCTTAACTGCTTCCTTATAAGCCAAGCCCTAGTTGAGGGCTGACTGTATGAACTGGAAATATCTCCTATCCCTAGGACTCTAGCTGTATCTGAGGTTTCTGTGGTTCTTACAACACTATTTAGCTTAATGAGCCCTGGGATTCCCTAGGCTGCTGCTGTTTGAGTTGTGTTAAATTTAGTTCTTGCTAGGAAGTTGACCTTTGGACCTGCAGGCTCTGAAGCAATTAGACCTGTTGCATAACAGAACCCACTTATTTTACTTACTTCGGATTGATTAATTTGTAATTTGTCATTGATTTGTTTGTATATGCCATCCATTTTCCATGCCTCAGTCTGTATCTGAAGAAGATTCTCACTGGTTTTATCTCAATCATGCTCCTTGAAGTAGCAGAAGCTGAAGGATAAATACCAAGCTAAGGTATTTATCTCTGGGATAATTCCAGGGGTAGCTTGGTACTTATCCTTTAAGGTAAAATAGAGTCTTGATACAACACCTGATTTCTTGAAACCTCAAGCAGCTTACCTACTGGCATTTATTCATGGATCGTATCCAGAAAACACAGCTGTTGTCATTAGTAATTTAATTTTCTATAGACTGtcaaagtctattttttaaatatcataaaaCATAATTCTCAAACAAATACATAATGAACACATCAAAAACCGTATTTAACTAATTAATGAGGGATAGAAAGATAACAAAGTCCATtccaaaaagaatatgaaaagtgTGATTTTACATAATCAGAGCAAAAAATGAacactaaaataaaattgttaaatttgatGTAATCCAGTTAATGTCTCATGACACagatttacctatataacaaacctgcatgtgtacctctgaacttaaaagttaaaaaatatcaacatcacaaaaatattaatattctttcATACAGCTCTAAAAAGGGGCAATACGACCTTAATCTTTGGGATTATATTTTCTACCATGCTAAAAAGATACAATTTAGCAGTTTTCTATAACATCTAgctatatgtaattatataatgtcTGAGATTCCATAATTCATATATAGTAAGTTAAACAAAATCACATTTGCTAGAGAGTCAGATGACCCTTAGCTGGGCTTCCTGaacaatgttttttgttttgttttgttattttttatttctgtgggtatatagtgggtgtatatatttataaagtatgAAATATTTGGGTACAggcatataatacataataatcacatcatggtaaatggggtattcgtcccctcaagcatttatcttttgtgttacaaacaatccaattatattcttttggttatttttaaatgacaattaaATCATTATTGACTAtattcaccctgttgtgctatcaaatactaaatattatttattctttttttttgtacccataaCTATCCCCATTTTTCCCCATCCCACACCTCCACCATCCTTCTCAGTttttggtaaccatcattctactctttatCTGCATGATCCgatcattttaattttcagttcccacaagtaagtgagaataTGGGAAGTTTGTctatctgtgcctggcttatttcacttaacacaataatCCCCATTTccgtccatgttgttgcaaatgatctcattctttttatggctgaatagtactctattgtatatgtatgtgccacattttcattattcattcatctattgatggaaacttaggttgtttccaaatcttggctactgtgaacaaaGCTAAAACAAACATGAGAATGCAGATAACTCTTTGTTATactgctattttttcttttgggtcTACATCTGGCAATGAGGTTGCAGGATCATAAAGTAGCTCTACATTTAGTTTTTGggggaatctccaaactgttttccatagtggttgtactaattcacattcccaccaacaaagtatgagagttcccttttctcctcttcctcaccagcatttgttattgcctgagtttggataaaagccattttaaatggggtgagatgatatctcattgtagctgTGAggtacatttctctgatgatcaatgtgttgagcacctttttatatatctgtttgcTATTTGTATTGTCTTTTGAGAAATCGCTATTctgatcctttgcccatttttaaattagattattaggttgttttcctatagagttgtttcctggttattaatccctcaTCAGATgggcagtttgcaaatattttctcccattctgtgggttgaatCTTCACATTGTTGATTGTTTTTCCTTggatgtgcagaagctttttgactGGATGTGAtcccacttgtccatttttgtttggtGGCCTGTGTTCGTggagtattgctcaagaaatctttgcccagaccaat harbors:
- the OR4Q3 gene encoding olfactory receptor 4Q3, with the translated sequence MSLDILGLMKKEQDSNVTEFVLLGLSSSWELQLFLFLLFLFFYIAIVLGNLLIVVTVQAHAHLLQSPMYYFLGHLSFIDLCLSCVTVPKMLGDFLQQGKSISFSGCLAQIYFLHFLGASEMFLLTVMAYDRYVAICNPLRYLTVMNPQLCLWLVLACWCGGFIHSIMQVILVIQLPFCGPNELDNFYCDVPQVIKLACMDTYVVEVLVIANSGLLSLVCFLVLLFSYAIILITLRTHFCQGQNKVLSTCASHLTVVSLIFVPCVFIYLRPFCSFSVDKIFSLFYTVITPMLNPLIYTLRNTDMKTAMKKLRIKPCGIPLPC